From Saprospiraceae bacterium, one genomic window encodes:
- a CDS encoding PD40 domain-containing protein, which produces MPNFLTIHPDKTMQKYIFFLFLLFIPLYSGWSQTASKKSLLEVGDKSFASKNYYDALIKYQQVLEFEPNNVEYLFKASEAARLHGAYQLAGLYLDSLWKHENGNQYTKTGFYRGQIAQSRCDFNSAISAYKIFISETGDSEPYLKALAEKEISACEWAMEQIDQPVKNVTVENLGPNINSDNSEFAPAPKNGKLIYSSNRFDNKSNKFIPRRTISGVLSMDKDSTVSVLKDFNEQFPGLNVAHICFNPTSNRIIFTVCEDLNDHDKRCDLYMAMVEDDGSWIKSEKLPEQVNFPNSSTTQPNWVKDQMTGLDRLYFVSDRPGGKGGYDIWYLTIDKDLKFSEPVNLSALNTPQDEMTPYYHHANQTFYFSSKGYLGMGGFDIYSSVVGRNLEFGKPNNMGTPFNSCLDDLYFVRDQDPKIAYLSSNRTGSIFLDDLTQACCLDLYKVFMPPCDVKLRAWVYDALTKQDLNGATLKLYDLKNPESEPIVITKENSNLYEFDILCDKEYRIEASKTGYNTENVQFMSGKPGEFEEIVKRIYLTPANVSLDVLTFDKQSQLDLNGTKVSLIDLSDTTIAPITILNPNTNLSQFKLEPCHKYKILAEKEGYAPASLEFTVDCLDRGKLTQKLFLDRILYSFLPLALYFDNDHPNPRTMDTITKLGYYTTYHRYYLRKSYFAERYSGISSGIDREDAQKDMNGFFEDSVKGGKEKLDAFIKILEKELAEGKKYVIYFKGYASPLASNHYNYHLSQRRIESVKNEFYRYKNGIFKKYLDNGKLVISEKPFGEDKAPTGISDNSKDPKSIYGIKASKERRVEIVDIDE; this is translated from the coding sequence ATGCCCAATTTTCTAACCATTCATCCTGACAAAACCATGCAAAAATATATTTTCTTTTTGTTCTTATTATTTATACCCCTCTATTCCGGATGGAGTCAAACTGCGAGTAAAAAATCACTTCTTGAAGTCGGTGATAAGTCCTTTGCATCAAAGAATTATTATGATGCATTGATAAAATATCAGCAAGTACTTGAGTTTGAACCTAACAATGTTGAATATTTATTTAAAGCTTCAGAAGCTGCAAGGTTGCATGGCGCCTATCAACTTGCTGGATTGTATTTAGATTCTTTATGGAAACATGAAAATGGAAATCAATATACTAAAACAGGATTTTACCGTGGCCAAATTGCGCAGAGTCGTTGTGATTTTAATTCAGCAATTTCAGCTTATAAAATATTTATTTCTGAAACGGGAGATTCTGAGCCCTATTTGAAAGCTTTAGCAGAGAAGGAAATTAGTGCTTGTGAATGGGCAATGGAACAAATCGATCAGCCAGTAAAGAATGTAACTGTTGAGAACCTGGGACCAAATATAAATTCTGATAATTCTGAATTTGCACCTGCACCAAAAAATGGCAAGTTGATCTACTCTTCCAACCGTTTTGATAATAAGAGCAACAAGTTTATTCCAAGACGAACCATCAGTGGTGTATTGTCAATGGACAAAGACAGTACTGTTAGCGTTTTAAAAGATTTCAATGAGCAGTTTCCTGGTTTAAATGTTGCCCATATTTGTTTTAATCCAACATCCAATAGAATTATTTTTACAGTGTGCGAAGATCTGAATGATCACGACAAGCGCTGTGATTTGTATATGGCGATGGTCGAAGATGATGGCAGTTGGATAAAATCTGAAAAACTTCCGGAACAAGTAAACTTCCCCAATAGCAGTACTACTCAACCCAACTGGGTGAAGGATCAAATGACTGGGTTGGACAGATTGTATTTTGTGTCAGATCGCCCCGGCGGGAAAGGCGGATATGATATCTGGTATTTGACGATCGACAAGGATTTGAAATTTTCAGAACCTGTTAATTTGTCTGCACTCAATACACCGCAAGATGAAATGACACCATATTATCATCATGCAAACCAAACCTTTTATTTTAGTTCAAAAGGTTATCTCGGAATGGGAGGATTTGATATTTATTCTTCAGTTGTAGGAAGGAATTTGGAATTTGGTAAGCCTAATAATATGGGGACTCCTTTCAACTCTTGTCTGGATGATCTTTATTTTGTTCGTGATCAGGATCCAAAAATTGCTTATCTCTCTTCCAATCGCACAGGCTCTATTTTTCTGGATGACTTGACCCAAGCATGCTGTCTCGATTTGTACAAAGTCTTCATGCCGCCTTGTGATGTAAAACTAAGGGCTTGGGTGTATGATGCATTAACCAAACAGGATCTCAATGGGGCCACTCTTAAATTGTATGATTTAAAAAATCCTGAATCAGAGCCTATTGTTATAACAAAAGAGAATTCCAATTTATATGAGTTTGATATATTATGTGACAAAGAATACAGAATAGAAGCAAGTAAAACTGGGTACAATACCGAAAATGTACAATTTATGTCTGGTAAACCAGGTGAATTTGAGGAAATTGTAAAAAGAATTTATCTCACGCCTGCAAACGTGAGTTTGGACGTTTTGACCTTTGACAAACAATCACAGTTGGATCTTAATGGTACAAAGGTAAGCTTGATTGACTTAAGCGATACCACCATTGCTCCCATTACAATCCTAAACCCGAATACCAATCTCAGTCAGTTTAAGCTCGAGCCTTGTCACAAATATAAAATCCTTGCAGAGAAAGAAGGCTACGCTCCTGCAAGCTTAGAATTTACCGTTGATTGTTTGGACCGTGGAAAATTAACCCAAAAACTTTTCCTGGACAGAATTCTTTACAGCTTCCTTCCTCTGGCTTTGTATTTTGACAACGATCATCCCAACCCAAGAACAATGGATACAATTACCAAATTGGGTTATTACACAACCTATCATCGATATTATCTAAGGAAATCGTATTTTGCTGAAAGGTATTCTGGAATTTCATCAGGTATAGATAGGGAAGATGCCCAAAAGGACATGAATGGTTTTTTTGAAGACAGCGTGAAAGGTGGTAAAGAAAAGTTGGACGCATTCATTAAAATTTTGGAAAAAGAATTGGCGGAGGGTAAAAAATATGTGATCTATTTTAAAGGTTACGCCAGCCCACTTGCATCCAATCATTACAATTATCACCTTAGCCAAAGAAGAATTGAAAGTGTTAAAAATGAATTTTACCGCTATAAGAATGGAATTTTCAAAAAGTATTTGGACAATGGAAAATTGGTCATTTCAGAAAAGCCATTTGGCGAAGACAAAGCACCCACTGGGATCAGCGACAATTCAAAAGATCCAAAGTCAATATACGGGATAAAAGCAAGCAAGGAACGCAGAGTGGAAATAGTTGATATAGACGAGTAG
- a CDS encoding PorP/SprF family type IX secretion system membrane protein: protein MKTNLNHLIASLSIALLMSYFNPILGQDLHHSQFYTAPIQLNPALTGMFNGDLRASANYRNQWFVDELVEYLTFSGMADMRFYPKKWTSKGIWSAGFMINYDRAGDSRLSLGHLGLSVSYAYPISTNHIVSVGALVGAAHRRFEQDKLTWNEQWVPGVGHDPGLSSGENFNNTSRAFLDLSAGVNYRWQRSNRTKFDLGLGLFHLNTPEQKFFDQTANANLPIRMSVSLLPSIQLAQRVDLLLHGLYQNQGPHQETVLGGYGKFYLRTQRGSSFALLLGAATRIGDAIAAKIAAEINNWYVGFSYDVNTSPFKVATRRRGGPEFSVQYIFVKARPLSQLKACPIF from the coding sequence GTGAAGACGAATCTAAACCATCTCATTGCATCCTTATCCATTGCCCTGTTAATGAGCTATTTTAACCCGATTCTGGGACAAGACCTCCATCATTCTCAATTTTATACTGCTCCCATCCAACTTAATCCGGCATTGACAGGCATGTTTAATGGAGATTTAAGGGCTTCTGCCAATTATAGGAATCAATGGTTCGTTGATGAGTTGGTAGAATACCTCACTTTTTCCGGGATGGCAGACATGCGATTTTATCCCAAGAAATGGACCAGCAAAGGTATTTGGAGTGCCGGATTCATGATCAATTATGATCGGGCTGGTGACTCCAGATTGAGTTTGGGACATTTGGGATTAAGTGTATCCTATGCCTATCCCATCTCGACGAACCATATTGTTTCAGTTGGGGCTTTGGTTGGAGCTGCGCATCGTAGATTTGAACAAGACAAATTAACATGGAATGAGCAATGGGTTCCTGGTGTAGGTCATGATCCTGGGTTAAGTTCCGGTGAAAATTTTAACAATACCTCCAGGGCTTTTTTGGATTTATCAGCTGGTGTCAATTATCGATGGCAAAGATCCAATCGAACAAAGTTTGATCTTGGACTTGGGCTTTTTCATCTAAATACACCCGAACAAAAGTTTTTTGATCAAACGGCCAATGCAAATTTGCCCATACGAATGAGTGTATCATTATTGCCTTCCATCCAACTCGCACAGCGAGTTGATTTATTGTTGCACGGACTTTATCAAAATCAGGGGCCACACCAGGAAACTGTTTTAGGAGGTTATGGAAAGTTTTATTTACGCACCCAAAGAGGATCATCTTTTGCCTTGTTGCTTGGAGCTGCAACCAGAATTGGTGATGCAATTGCTGCAAAAATTGCCGCTGAAATTAATAACTGGTATGTGGGATTTAGTTATGATGTAAATACATCACCATTTAAGGTGGCCACCCGACGCAGAGGAGGTCCTGAATTTTCAGTTCAATATATTTTTGTTAAGGCCAGGCCGCTCTCTCAATTAAAAGCATGCCCAATTTTCTAA
- a CDS encoding ABC transporter ATP-binding protein, translating into MKDFLIYIRQVKHYKTQVILHLICYILTALFTVASIPAIIPLFEMLFTQNNAELIPQTHSTDQGLIQNLKFKFFSWLATKERHEGVLYVCGLIAIVFFFKNLFRYLAMFFMAPVRASIVKDTRSNLFKKMVELPVSYFSDEKKGDLISRMTADVHDIEWTLLSTFESWVKDPLIIMGSLAFMLYTNAWLTIFVLILLVLTAFVVGGISRTLRKKSLNAQEEFSDLISLQEESLGGLRIIKLFGAESYITGRFDKILQTYRNLLIQIQRRRDLAAPTSEFLGIVIVCILLGVGSIFVFSGAMQSSVFLAFLYAFFSVIEPSKALSASYFNVQKGMAALSRIQEIMNLDIKIRDADDAIAKTSFDSEIEFDNVSFFYPGSEHPVLDQLSLKIGKGETVALVGSSGAGKSTMVDLLARFHEVSSGSIKVDGIDIRKIKIRDLRSMMGMVTQDPILFNDTIENNVVFGQRESNQAELNKALKLSNSEEFVFDPSKGLDFVIGDRGVKLSGGQKQRLTIARALLFNPEILILDEATSALDSASEKQIQEALDELLVDRTAIVIAHRLSTVKRANKIIVLKDGKIIEQGTHESLLDKKGEYYTFVSLQSLK; encoded by the coding sequence TTGAAGGATTTCCTGATATATATTAGGCAGGTAAAACATTACAAAACACAGGTGATTCTGCATCTGATATGTTATATATTGACTGCGCTGTTTACAGTGGCCTCAATCCCTGCCATTATTCCGCTTTTCGAAATGTTGTTTACGCAAAACAATGCAGAACTAATTCCGCAAACGCATTCAACTGACCAGGGGCTTATTCAAAATTTGAAGTTTAAGTTTTTCAGTTGGTTGGCTACAAAAGAAAGACATGAGGGTGTTCTCTATGTTTGCGGATTGATAGCAATTGTATTCTTTTTCAAAAATTTATTCCGGTATTTGGCCATGTTTTTCATGGCCCCCGTCAGGGCTTCAATAGTCAAAGACACCCGAAGCAATCTGTTTAAAAAAATGGTGGAATTACCGGTTTCATATTTTTCTGATGAGAAAAAAGGAGACCTGATTTCTAGAATGACTGCTGATGTACATGACATTGAATGGACTTTGTTATCTACCTTTGAATCTTGGGTCAAAGATCCATTGATTATAATGGGCAGCCTTGCATTTATGTTATACACGAATGCGTGGTTGACAATCTTTGTATTGATTTTATTGGTTCTTACCGCTTTTGTCGTTGGTGGTATATCAAGGACATTGCGAAAAAAATCACTAAATGCACAGGAAGAGTTTTCGGATTTGATTTCATTGCAGGAAGAGAGTCTGGGAGGATTGCGAATCATTAAGCTGTTTGGGGCTGAAAGTTATATCACCGGGAGATTTGATAAAATATTACAAACCTATAGAAACTTATTGATTCAAATCCAAAGGAGAAGAGATCTCGCCGCGCCCACTTCAGAATTTTTGGGAATAGTCATTGTTTGTATTTTATTGGGAGTGGGTTCAATTTTTGTGTTTTCCGGAGCCATGCAATCTTCGGTGTTCTTGGCGTTTTTGTACGCATTTTTTAGTGTTATAGAACCATCCAAGGCCTTGTCTGCATCGTATTTTAATGTGCAGAAAGGCATGGCCGCTCTGAGCAGAATTCAGGAAATCATGAATCTAGATATTAAAATACGCGATGCAGATGATGCGATCGCCAAGACAAGTTTTGATTCAGAAATTGAATTCGACAATGTCAGTTTTTTTTATCCTGGCTCTGAGCATCCAGTTTTAGATCAGTTAAGTTTAAAAATCGGTAAAGGTGAAACGGTGGCTCTTGTTGGAAGCAGCGGAGCTGGAAAGTCAACAATGGTGGATTTATTGGCTAGGTTTCATGAAGTGAGTTCAGGCTCTATTAAAGTGGATGGAATAGACATCCGAAAAATAAAAATAAGGGATTTGAGGTCTATGATGGGAATGGTAACTCAAGATCCGATTTTGTTCAATGACACCATAGAGAACAATGTGGTTTTTGGACAAAGAGAATCCAACCAGGCAGAACTTAACAAAGCCCTCAAATTGTCCAATTCAGAAGAATTTGTTTTTGATCCATCGAAGGGACTTGATTTTGTCATTGGTGACAGAGGAGTCAAATTGAGCGGAGGCCAAAAGCAAAGACTGACGATTGCAAGGGCATTGCTGTTTAACCCAGAAATTCTGATTCTTGATGAGGCAACTTCTGCTTTGGATTCAGCATCGGAAAAACAAATACAAGAAGCATTGGATGAATTGTTGGTGGATCGCACTGCAATTGTGATCGCACATCGACTATCCACTGTTAAAAGAGCCAATAAAATTATAGTGTTAAAGGATGGTAAAATTATCGAACAAGGTACACATGAATCTTTGTTGGACAAAAAAGGAGAATATTATACCTTTGTATCCTTGCAATCATTAAAATAA
- the accC gene encoding acetyl-CoA carboxylase biotin carboxylase subunit — translation MFQKILIANRGEIALRIIRTCKEMGIKTVAIYSTADRESLHVRFADEAVCIGPPASAQSYLNIPKIMAAVEITNADAVHPGYGFLAENAEFAEICTQYGIKFIGPTPEQIRKMGDKITAKETMISCGVPVVPGSDGLLKDVKQGKKIAKEIGYPVILKATAGGGGKGMRIVSKEEDFENAWNTARAEAKAAFSNDGVYMEKYVEEPRHIEFQIVGDQFGKVVHLSERDCSIQRRHQKLVEESPSPFMTTELRDRMGEAAILAGKAINYEGVGTVEFLVDKYRNFYFMEMNTRIQVEHPVTEEVIDHDLIKEQIKVAAGIAISGKNYYPNLHAIEVRINAEDPYNDFRPSPGKITSLHTSKGHGVRVDTHVYSGYTVSPHYDSMIAKLICKAQTREECITKMERAIDEFIIEGVKTTLPFHKQLMKNEAFRRGDFNTGFLNTFKLEP, via the coding sequence ATGTTTCAAAAAATCCTGATAGCCAATCGTGGAGAAATTGCCTTGCGAATCATTCGTACTTGCAAAGAAATGGGCATAAAGACAGTAGCCATTTATTCCACTGCAGACAGGGAAAGTCTTCATGTTCGATTTGCAGATGAAGCAGTATGTATAGGACCACCTGCATCTGCACAGTCCTATTTAAATATTCCCAAGATTATGGCAGCTGTAGAAATCACCAATGCAGATGCTGTGCATCCGGGATATGGATTTTTGGCTGAGAACGCTGAGTTTGCTGAGATTTGTACCCAATATGGAATTAAATTTATTGGACCTACTCCGGAGCAGATTCGAAAAATGGGTGATAAAATAACTGCAAAGGAGACGATGATAAGTTGCGGAGTCCCGGTAGTGCCAGGGTCTGACGGACTTCTAAAAGATGTAAAACAAGGAAAAAAAATTGCGAAGGAAATCGGGTACCCAGTAATCTTGAAAGCAACAGCAGGTGGTGGGGGCAAAGGAATGAGAATTGTCTCGAAGGAAGAAGATTTTGAAAATGCCTGGAATACTGCCCGCGCTGAAGCCAAAGCTGCATTTTCCAATGATGGAGTATACATGGAAAAATATGTTGAAGAACCACGACACATCGAATTTCAGATCGTTGGAGATCAATTTGGAAAAGTGGTTCACCTGTCGGAGAGAGATTGCTCGATTCAAAGGAGGCACCAGAAATTGGTTGAGGAAAGCCCGTCCCCTTTTATGACTACAGAATTGCGAGACAGAATGGGAGAGGCAGCTATTTTAGCAGGAAAAGCAATTAATTATGAAGGTGTAGGTACTGTTGAATTTCTGGTAGATAAATACCGAAATTTCTATTTTATGGAAATGAATACCAGAATTCAAGTTGAACATCCAGTAACCGAAGAGGTTATTGACCATGATCTTATCAAAGAGCAGATAAAAGTTGCCGCAGGGATTGCTATTTCCGGTAAAAACTATTATCCCAATTTACATGCCATTGAAGTGAGAATCAATGCGGAAGATCCCTACAATGATTTTCGACCAAGCCCCGGGAAAATAACTTCTTTGCATACCTCAAAAGGACATGGTGTTCGGGTGGATACCCATGTCTACTCTGGATATACTGTTTCTCCCCATTATGATTCCATGATTGCAAAGCTTATTTGTAAGGCGCAAACCAGGGAAGAATGCATCACCAAAATGGAAAGAGCCATTGATGAGTTTATTATTGAAGGAGTTAAAACAACTTTGCCATTCCATAAACAATTAATGAAGAATGAGGCATTCCGCAGAGGCGACTTTAATACCGGATTTTTGAATACTTTCAAACTTGAACCCTGA
- the accB gene encoding acetyl-CoA carboxylase biotin carboxyl carrier protein yields the protein MNFKEIQELIRLVGKSELSEFKMKDGEFELTIKTQKAGKAMEALPASPYVPPLISPISMPAPAIVEKQIVESPKAGSSTNPETTSSKAQIEIKSPMVGTFYRSGSPDKPPFVKVGDKVEPGNTVCIIEAMKLFNEIESEVKGTIVKVCVEDASPVEYDQVLFILEP from the coding sequence ATGAATTTTAAAGAAATACAGGAACTCATTCGGTTGGTTGGGAAATCTGAACTTTCTGAATTTAAGATGAAAGACGGAGAATTTGAACTGACCATCAAAACCCAAAAAGCTGGAAAAGCAATGGAAGCATTACCGGCAAGTCCTTATGTGCCGCCCTTGATTTCGCCTATCAGCATGCCAGCTCCCGCGATCGTTGAAAAACAAATTGTTGAGAGTCCAAAGGCGGGTTCATCGACAAACCCAGAAACCACTTCATCGAAAGCACAAATTGAAATTAAATCGCCTATGGTGGGTACATTTTACCGCTCTGGGTCTCCTGATAAACCGCCTTTTGTAAAGGTGGGAGACAAAGTGGAACCAGGAAACACTGTTTGTATTATTGAAGCAATGAAGTTATTCAATGAGATCGAAAGCGAGGTAAAAGGTACTATTGTCAAAGTTTGTGTGGAAGATGCTTCACCTGTAGAATACGATCAGGTTCTTTTTATTTTGGAACCTTAA
- the efp gene encoding elongation factor P, with translation MATTSDIRNGMCMEFNNDTFVIVEFQHVKPGKGNAFVRTRLKSLTSGKVLENTFVAGHTINEVRVERRKVQFLYKDDMGYNFMNSETFEQEALDEKMIENGEFLQEGMEIEVLYHASKNIPLTAELPAHIITEVTYTEPGVRGNTATNAMKMATIETGSEIKVPLFIEQGEKIKVDTRTREYVERVK, from the coding sequence ATGGCTACAACATCTGACATAAGAAACGGAATGTGCATGGAATTTAACAATGACACTTTTGTTATCGTTGAATTTCAACACGTTAAGCCGGGAAAAGGAAATGCTTTTGTAAGGACAAGGTTGAAAAGTTTAACATCTGGAAAAGTCTTAGAAAATACCTTTGTTGCCGGGCACACGATTAATGAAGTAAGAGTGGAAAGGCGAAAAGTTCAGTTTTTGTACAAGGACGATATGGGTTACAATTTTATGAATTCTGAGACTTTTGAGCAGGAGGCCCTGGATGAAAAGATGATTGAAAATGGAGAATTTTTACAGGAAGGAATGGAAATTGAAGTGCTTTACCACGCTTCAAAAAACATTCCCTTGACGGCTGAACTTCCAGCCCATATCATTACCGAAGTGACATATACAGAGCCAGGAGTTAGAGGAAATACAGCAACCAATGCAATGAAAATGGCGACCATTGAAACTGGTTCTGAAATAAAAGTGCCACTTTTTATTGAACAAGGTGAAAAAATCAAAGTAGATACTCGGACCAGAGAATATGTCGAAAGAGTCAAATAA